Genomic segment of Pacificitalea manganoxidans:
CGCGGGCGGATAGACCCCAGCCAAGGCGACCCCGGTCAGAAACCGCAGAAGGATTGCGGCCGTGGGCGAGGTGACGACCAGCAAGCCCGCATTGGCCGCCGCCGCCGCGAGGGCGCAGATGGTCATCAGCCGCTGCAACCGCACGATATCGGGCAGGTTCACGACAGATGCGGCCAGCGCGCCGGCGACGAAACCCAACTGAACCGCGTTCGTCAGCCACGCCGCCTGCGAGGTCGACAGCCCCCATGCCGCGATAAGCTCCGGCATGATCGCGGTCGCCGAAAACCACGTCGTCAGCACACCGACAACGCCAGCACAAATCAGAGCCAACATGCGCCAGCGCCCATCAGAGGCGGTCGAACCGGGTGCAGCGTCGCACATGGGAAACCTCGCAAGCCGAAAGAACAGCGCGGGCGTGACGCTCGGCCATCGCCGCGCCCGTGAAACGCTTGTCCCCGTCCTGCCCCCGAACGGCAAGCGCCGATCGGTATAAATCCCGTGACCGCAAGTCATTGCTGCAAGGGAACCCCAATCCGCGCCTCAGCTTGACAGCCCGTTTTCGCAGCGCTACGAATCGCGGCGGGAGTTTTAGTGTTTCAGGGAGGAAAGTTATGTTCAGCAGGGTTTTGATCGCAGGTCTCATCGCATCTGCACCGGCACTTGCCGCAGCGGATTCGCTACGGTTCGGGCACATTCAGGCGCCGGGCTCGCCCGCGGCCATGGGCGCGCAGAAGCTCGCCGATCTGGCCGAGGAATATTCGGGGGGCGATCTCACCATCCGGATTTACCCGTCGGCGCAGTTAGGCGACGTGCGCAACCTTGTCGGATCTGTCAAAACCGGGGCGCTCGACATGGCGGAGGGGACGTTTCCGCTGCTGGCCGACGTGGTGCCCGAATATAACGTCTACAACGCCGGATATTTCTATAGCGACTGGTCCCAGTTGGACCGCATCGTGCATGGGGAAGAATTCGGTCAGGTCTGGGATACCCGGCTGGCCGAAGAAACCGGCATGCAGATCATCGGCGCCTTTTACTACGGGTCGCGCAACCTGACGACCAACGGCGTGGCCGCGAAATCGCCCGCCGATCTGGAAGGCCGCAAGATCCGCTCCGTTCCCAATGAGATGTCGCTGGCCGTGGTCACTGGCCTTGGCGCGCAGCCAACCCCGGTGCCCTTCGCCGATCTGTTTCAGGCCCTGAGCCAAGGTGTGGTCGACGGGCAGGAAAACCCCCTGCCCACCATCATGGCCGAGAAGTTCTACGAGGTGCAGGACACGTTGGTTTTGACCAACCACCAGCTTATCGCGCTGCCGTGGATCATCAATGATCGCGCCTTCGAAGGGCTGACCCCGGAAAATCAGGACGCCCTTCTGAAAGCCGCCACCGAAGCAGCGGAATATGCCACCAACCTCACCATCGAAGAGGAAAAAACGCTGGCCGAACGTCTGGGAGCCGAGGGCATGACCGTCGTCACTGTCGAGGACGGCATCGACGACGCGGCCTTCCGCAGCGCGGTTCAGGCCGAGGTCGAAACCCGCTTCGAGGGCAAGATCTGGCCCGAAGGTCTAAGCGATCAAGTGCGGCAGGCTCTCGGCACTGACGGAAGCTAAATTCGATGCAGTCTGATGCGCCTGACGGCACGGGATGGCGGCGCGTTGCCGCCAACCCGGAAATCGCCGTGTCGATGTTGCTGCTCATCGCGGTGGCGGGCATCTCCAGCTTGCAAGTGGTGATGCGCTACGTCTTCAACGCCGCTCTGCCCTGGACCGAGGAAATCTCGGGCATGGCGCTGGTCTGGATGACCTTCCTCGGGGCTGTGGGGCTTGCGCGGCTCAATCTGCATGCCCGGGTCGAGATCCTGTCGGAGATGGCGGCGGGCCGGACGTGGTACGAAGTGCTGGAGATTGCACTGGATCTGCTCGGCATCGCGTTTCTGGTCTGCGTCGTCATCGGCGGCACGGATCTTGTAGGCCAGTTGAGCCATGAGCGCACGCCCGCCCTGCGTTTGCCAATAACGTATCAGGTAGTGGCCATCCCCCTGTCCGCCGGACTTATCGCCCTGTTCATGGCGCTGCGCGTCATTCGCCGGATTGCCGGGATCGCTGGGAGACCGATGTGAACCTAGAACTTCTGCTTATTCTTCTCATCGGGGTCAGCCTGATCGTCATTATGCTGGGCATGCCCGTGGCGCTGGCGCTTGGCGGGTGCGCCGTGATCTACCTGCTTGCCGAAGGCTTCCCCCTGACCCAGACGGCGATGGAATTGGCGTTCTCCATCGATAAGTTCACCATGCTGGCCATTCCGCTGTTCATGCTGGCGGGCAGCCTGATGAACGCGGCACGGATCACCGACCGCATCTTTGATTTCGCGGCTTCCATCGTCGGGCGGGTGCCGGGCGGGCTGGGACATGTGAATGTCATCAACAGCCTCGTGTTTGCCGGGATGTCAGGCTCCGCTCTGGCCGATGTGGCAAGCCTTGGGCCGATGCAGGTCCGCGCGATGAAGAAGCATGGCTATGATGAAAAGCTGGCCATCGGCATCACGCTGGCCTCCGCCTCGATCGGGCCGATCCTGCCGCCAAGCATCCCGCTCGTCATGTTCGGCATCATCGCGCAGGTGTCGATCACCCAGCTGTTTCTGGGCGGTGTGCTGCCCGCATTCGTGATCGCGGGCTGTTTGATGATCTACATCTACATCGTGGCGCGCGGTCGTGGGTATGTCTCGGCGGATCCGTTCAGCCTGCGCACCGTGGCGCGGACATTTCTGCGGGCCGCCCCGCCGATGCTAACGCCCGTAATCATCGTGGGCGGCATGACGATGGGGATTTTCAGCCCGACCGAAGCCGCGACCGTCGCCGTCCTGTATGCGTTGTTCTTGGGCGGGGTGATCTACCGTGAACTGACCTTCAAGGCGGCGCTCGATGCGTTGTTCGAGGTGGCCTCCGCCTCCGCGAAGCTGTTGTTCATCATCGCCAACGCGGTGTTGTTCGGTTGGGTTCTCACCATCGGCAATATCCCCCAGACCGCCGCCACTGCGATCTCCACGACCTTCGAGTCGCCGAGCATGTTCATCCTGCTGACGCTGGTGTCGTTACTGATCCTTGGCGCGATCATCGAAAATGCGATCCTGCTGCTGATCCTCGCGCCGATGCTGGTGGGGGTGGGCACGGAAACATTCGGGCTGGACCCAGTGCATCTGGGCGTGACGATGGTGTTCTGCATCATGATCGGGCAATACACGCCGCCGCTGGGGCTGTCGCTTTTCCTGATGAAGGATCTGACCGGGGTGCCTTTTGGTCGGGTCTGCGCCGCTGTCGCGCCGTTCCTGATCCCGCTGATCGCGGCACTCCTGATCATGGCCTATGTGCCGCAGGTGGTGACATGGCTGCCGCGGACGCTGGGCTACTGACACGTTGTCTCCGGACCCTGCTGCGTGTTGGCGCAGGGTCCGGGGCATTTTTTTGGCGGTCAGCTGCGATATTCGGGGTTTTCGTAGCCGAACCGATCGCCCGCCTGCCATGCACGACGGTCATTCCCCTGCGTGGGATAGCCGCCTGCGGCCTTCAGCATCGCGGCAAGATGCAGCAGGTTCCATGTCATGATCGTGGTGTTGCGCTGGGTGAAATCGTTGCCGATCCCCGCGCGACTGCCATCGTCCAGCGCATCGCCGTAGGACGGACCGGGTCCCGCTTCCCCGATCCAACCGCAATCGGCCTGCGGCGGGATCGTGTAGCCCAGATGGGACATGGCAAAGCCAAGCGTCATCGCCGTATGTTTGATGCCATCCTCGTTGCCGGTGATCACGCTGCCCGCGACCTTGCCGTAGAAGATCGACTGTCCCTTATCGTTCAGCTCGCCCGACATACCGTAGAGCCGCTCGATCAGCACACGGCAGACAGAGCTTTCTTCCCCCAGCCAAAGCGGCGTCCCGACGACGAGAATATCCGCCGCAAGGATACGCTGCCACAGCTGCGGCCAGTCATCGCGGTCCCAGCCGTGTTCGGTCATGTCGGGATAGACGCCGGGCGGCACCTGATGATCGAGCAGATGGATGTGATCGACCGTCACGCCCGCCTTCTCCATGATCGTGGCTGAGGCCGTCATCAACAGCGCGGTGTGACTTTCGCCGGGCTGCCGCTTCAGTGATGTGTTCACATAGACGGCGCGCAGGCCCGAATGGCTGTGTCGGTCGGTCTCATTGGTCATTGCAGGCTCCCGCGCTGGCTTCGGTGTGAGGCCGATCAGCTAGGGCGGCCAGCGCGGGAAGCGAATGAAACGCCGATCAACTTCCGTCGAGGATCTGCACCGGGCGCTGCCACTGGATCAGAACCACGCAGCCCTGCGCCGCGTAGACGGCATGGCGGGAGCCCTCGGCATTCAGCACCATAGTTCCCGCCTCATAGGTGCCAAACGCGTCGCCCTGCGCCCCCTCGAGCACGAGGATCGTCTCAAGCCCGGTATGCAGATGCTCCGGCACGCGGGCGCCGGGGGCATAACGCAGCAGCGCCCAATGCGGGCTGTCCGTGGCGCCGGTGGTGTCGCGGTGCAGGTGACAGATCTCCACACCGTCGCGGAACGGCTCGAAAGGCAACTGCCGCCAGCCGCCATTCAACAGATTTGGGATCACGACCGGGGCGCTCATGCGATGGCCTCCAGAATGGCCGCGCTCGACGCAGCCCAGCCCACGATCCCGCCCTGCGCCACGATCATCTCGACCGTCGCCGTCTTGAACGCCGGGAAATAGCTTTCCGTCGCGTCCTGCGCCAACACGCAATCATAGCCGCGATCATTGGCCTCGCGCATCGTCGTCTGCACGCAGACCTCCGTGGTGACACCCGCGACGATCAGCTGAGTAATCCCGCGCGCCTGCAAGATCTGTTGCAGATCCGTCGCGTAGAACGCGCCCTTACCCGGCTTGTCGATCACCGTTTCACCGGGCAGCGGGGCCAGTTCAGGCAGGATTTCGGCCCCCGGCTCACCGGCGATGAGGATACGCCCCATCGGCCCGGGGTCACCGATCCGCAGGCTTGGTGCGCCGCGCAGGCGCTTGGCGGGCGGGCAATCGGACAGATCGGGCGCATGGCATTCGCGGGTGTGCAGCACCGGCAGGCCCGCGGCGCGAAACCCGTCGAGCAAGCGCGCCACGGTCGGGATGATGGCGCGCAAACGGCTGACATCGTTCCCCAGCGCCGCACCAAAGCCGCCCTCTTCGATGAAGTCGCGCTGCATGTCGATCACCAGCAACGCGACCTTGCCCCGGTCGAGAGGAAAATCCGCGGGCCGCGCGGTCAGGGGGGTCACGCTCATGCCGCCTGCCCCGCCATATAGCGACCCAAGGCTTTGGGATCGGCCCCGGCAGCCGGAGTTTCGTGGATCACGCGCCCCTCGCTCAGCACCACCAGACGGTCGGCCAGATCGAGGATTTCGTCCAGATCCTCGCTGATCAACAGCACCGCCGTGCCGGAATTGCGCGCCTCCATGATCCGTTCGCGGATCGCCCGGACCGCAGCGAAATCGAGCCCGAAACACGGATTGGACACCACCAGCAGATCGACCTTGCCGGTCAGTTCGCGGGCCAGTGCCGCGCGCTGGACATTGCCGCCCGACAGATCGCGGATCGGCGCGCGGGCGGATCGGGTGCGGATATCGAAACCCTCGATCAAGGTTTCGGCACGGGCCATCATGCCGCGCCGGTCGAGCCAGAAGCGGCGTTTGCGCGCCCCCTCACCCGTGCCGTCCGCATCCCCGTCACCGCCTGCATCGAACACCCGAAACGCAAGGTTTTCGGCCACGCTCATCCGCGGGGCGCAGGCATTGCGCAACGGCTCTTCGGGCAGGTAGCGAACATGGCGGGCGCGGGCCTCGGCACGGGTGGCGCGATAGGGCGCGCCTGCAACGTCCATCCGCCCGGCGCGCAATTGCCGCTGCCCGGTCAGGATCTCCATCAACTCGACCTGCCCGTTGCCGGAAATGCCCGCCACACCCACGATCTCGCCCGCGCGCACGTTCAGCGCGTCAATCGCGACCTCACCATGACCGGACCGATCGCCGGCGCGCACGTCCGTCAGTGACAGCACCACGCCTTTCGGCGTGCCGCGTCGCGCGGGGGGTGTGGTGTCGGGACGCGCGCCCATCATCATCTGCGCCATGTCATCGCTCGACAGGTCCGCAACCCGCCCGGTGCCGGTGACCTGCCCGCGCCGCAGCACCGTCACATCATCGGCAAAGGCGCGCACCTCGCGGAATTTATGTGTGATCATCAGCACCGTCAGCCGCCCGGCCTGTGTCAACGCACGCACATGCCCCAGCACTTCGTCCGCTTCGGCAGGGGTCAGCACGGAGGTTGGCTCATCCAGCACCATGAAACGACTGCCAAGGTAGAGCTGCTTGAGGATCTCGACCTTCTGCTTTTCGCCCGCCGCCAGCCGATCCACCCGCCGGGTCAACGGCACGCGAAACGGTGTTGTGGCCATGAAGGCTTCCAACGCTGCAATTTCGGCGTTCCAATCGATGCGCGCGGGCGCATCCCGGCGCGAGATCACAAGGTTTTCGGCCACGGTCAGCGACGGCACCAGCGTGAAATGCTGATAGACCATGCCAAGTCCCAGACGCTGCGCATTGGCGGGGGAGGCCATCCGCGCCTCTCGCCCGTCCACCAGCACGCCGCCCGACGTCGCGCGGTAAAACCCCATCAGGCACTTGACCAAGGTCGATTTGCCCGCGCCGTTTTCCCCCAGAAGCGCATGGAAACTGCCCGGGCGTATACGGGCCGAAACCGCATCCAGCGCGGTG
This window contains:
- a CDS encoding TRAP transporter large permease — its product is MNLELLLILLIGVSLIVIMLGMPVALALGGCAVIYLLAEGFPLTQTAMELAFSIDKFTMLAIPLFMLAGSLMNAARITDRIFDFAASIVGRVPGGLGHVNVINSLVFAGMSGSALADVASLGPMQVRAMKKHGYDEKLAIGITLASASIGPILPPSIPLVMFGIIAQVSITQLFLGGVLPAFVIAGCLMIYIYIVARGRGYVSADPFSLRTVARTFLRAAPPMLTPVIIVGGMTMGIFSPTEAATVAVLYALFLGGVIYRELTFKAALDALFEVASASAKLLFIIANAVLFGWVLTIGNIPQTAATAISTTFESPSMFILLTLVSLLILGAIIENAILLLILAPMLVGVGTETFGLDPVHLGVTMVFCIMIGQYTPPLGLSLFLMKDLTGVPFGRVCAAVAPFLIPLIAALLIMAYVPQVVTWLPRTLGY
- a CDS encoding cupin domain-containing protein — its product is MSAPVVIPNLLNGGWRQLPFEPFRDGVEICHLHRDTTGATDSPHWALLRYAPGARVPEHLHTGLETILVLEGAQGDAFGTYEAGTMVLNAEGSRHAVYAAQGCVVLIQWQRPVQILDGS
- a CDS encoding ABC transporter ATP-binding protein, whose protein sequence is MSAPMDPEGAIEVEAVGITMRFGEFTALDAVSARIRPGSFHALLGENGAGKSTLVKCLMGFYRATSGGVLVDGREARMASPANAQRLGLGMVYQHFTLVPSLTVAENLVISRRDAPARIDWNAEIAALEAFMATTPFRVPLTRRVDRLAAGEKQKVEILKQLYLGSRFMVLDEPTSVLTPAEADEVLGHVRALTQAGRLTVLMITHKFREVRAFADDVTVLRRGQVTGTGRVADLSSDDMAQMMMGARPDTTPPARRGTPKGVVLSLTDVRAGDRSGHGEVAIDALNVRAGEIVGVAGISGNGQVELMEILTGQRQLRAGRMDVAGAPYRATRAEARARHVRYLPEEPLRNACAPRMSVAENLAFRVFDAGGDGDADGTGEGARKRRFWLDRRGMMARAETLIEGFDIRTRSARAPIRDLSGGNVQRAALARELTGKVDLLVVSNPCFGLDFAAVRAIRERIMEARNSGTAVLLISEDLDEILDLADRLVVLSEGRVIHETPAAGADPKALGRYMAGQAA
- a CDS encoding cysteine hydrolase family protein → MSVTPLTARPADFPLDRGKVALLVIDMQRDFIEEGGFGAALGNDVSRLRAIIPTVARLLDGFRAAGLPVLHTRECHAPDLSDCPPAKRLRGAPSLRIGDPGPMGRILIAGEPGAEILPELAPLPGETVIDKPGKGAFYATDLQQILQARGITQLIVAGVTTEVCVQTTMREANDRGYDCVLAQDATESYFPAFKTATVEMIVAQGGIVGWAASSAAILEAIA
- a CDS encoding TRAP transporter small permease, with translation MQSDAPDGTGWRRVAANPEIAVSMLLLIAVAGISSLQVVMRYVFNAALPWTEEISGMALVWMTFLGAVGLARLNLHARVEILSEMAAGRTWYEVLEIALDLLGIAFLVCVVIGGTDLVGQLSHERTPALRLPITYQVVAIPLSAGLIALFMALRVIRRIAGIAGRPM
- a CDS encoding flavodoxin family protein; translated protein: MTNETDRHSHSGLRAVYVNTSLKRQPGESHTALLMTASATIMEKAGVTVDHIHLLDHQVPPGVYPDMTEHGWDRDDWPQLWQRILAADILVVGTPLWLGEESSVCRVLIERLYGMSGELNDKGQSIFYGKVAGSVITGNEDGIKHTAMTLGFAMSHLGYTIPPQADCGWIGEAGPGPSYGDALDDGSRAGIGNDFTQRNTTIMTWNLLHLAAMLKAAGGYPTQGNDRRAWQAGDRFGYENPEYRS
- a CDS encoding TRAP transporter substrate-binding protein, which codes for MFSRVLIAGLIASAPALAAADSLRFGHIQAPGSPAAMGAQKLADLAEEYSGGDLTIRIYPSAQLGDVRNLVGSVKTGALDMAEGTFPLLADVVPEYNVYNAGYFYSDWSQLDRIVHGEEFGQVWDTRLAEETGMQIIGAFYYGSRNLTTNGVAAKSPADLEGRKIRSVPNEMSLAVVTGLGAQPTPVPFADLFQALSQGVVDGQENPLPTIMAEKFYEVQDTLVLTNHQLIALPWIINDRAFEGLTPENQDALLKAATEAAEYATNLTIEEEKTLAERLGAEGMTVVTVEDGIDDAAFRSAVQAEVETRFEGKIWPEGLSDQVRQALGTDGS